In the Colwellia sp. 20A7 genome, one interval contains:
- a CDS encoding response regulator — protein MGHILLVEDDLRLANLIAKFLKQNGFHVSMLHQGDSVVNFLQKHSPDLIILDVMLPKEDGFSVCRKIRNSYAQPIIFLTAKDSDFDHVLGLEIGADDYIIKPVEPHVLLARINMLMRRKKHSEKMSVDNLTFGQLSIFKTSRQVTLSSEPIELTSHEFELLWLLAINAGEPQSREYIHKQMIGREYDGLDRSVDVRVSRLRKKLGDCTKNPYRIITVWGKGYLFSSSAWEEIHAS, from the coding sequence ATGGGACATATATTACTCGTTGAAGATGATTTACGTTTAGCTAATCTTATTGCTAAATTCTTAAAGCAAAATGGCTTTCATGTATCAATGCTTCATCAAGGAGATAGTGTTGTCAATTTTCTCCAAAAACACTCTCCAGATTTAATTATTTTAGATGTGATGTTACCGAAAGAAGACGGTTTTTCAGTATGCCGTAAAATTCGTAATAGCTATGCTCAGCCAATAATATTTCTTACTGCAAAAGACAGCGATTTTGATCATGTACTTGGCTTAGAGATAGGCGCTGACGATTACATTATAAAACCCGTTGAACCTCATGTACTTTTAGCCAGAATAAACATGTTGATGCGTCGTAAAAAACACAGTGAAAAAATGTCAGTAGACAATTTAACCTTTGGCCAATTAAGCATATTTAAAACATCGCGCCAAGTAACGTTATCATCTGAGCCGATTGAATTAACTAGCCATGAATTTGAACTACTGTGGTTATTGGCAATTAATGCTGGTGAGCCACAAAGTAGAGAGTATATTCATAAACAAATGATCGGCCGAGAATACGATGGTTTAGATAGAAGTGTTGATGTAAGAGTATCGCGATTAAGAAAGAAATTAGGCGACTGCACTAAAAACCCATACCGTATTATCACTGTATGGGGTAAAGGTTACTTGTTTAGCAGTAGTGCTTGGGAAGAAATCCATGCCTCTTAG
- the hflK gene encoding FtsH protease activity modulator HflK, with protein MAWNEPGNNDKDPWKNKGGKNQGPPDLDELLNDLGKKVSGIFGGKGGGKSSGGSSPSGKSMSTIGISLVLIIAIVVYAFSGFYTIKEAEKGIVLRFGQYAGTVDPGINWKWTFVDRIIPIDMQSTREMQSSGFMLTQDENVVQVEMQIQYRVMDARNYVFSVTNADDSLNQSLDSALRYVVGHAKMDDILTSGREIIRQSVWKELEQIIEPFNLGLIIVDVNFKDARPPNEVKDAFDDAIAAQEDEVRFLREAEAYARGIEPRARGRVKRMEQEARAYKGQIVLDAEGEVARFEKILPEYQAAPEVTRQRLYIATMEKVYSNTSKVMVDVDGGNNMIYLPLDKIMQQQSTTQRTTPQSYSQPQEQPSVNSAPSTSARSDRFNNGSN; from the coding sequence ATGGCTTGGAATGAACCGGGGAATAATGATAAAGACCCCTGGAAAAATAAAGGTGGTAAAAACCAAGGGCCACCAGACTTGGATGAGTTGCTTAATGATTTAGGCAAAAAAGTCAGCGGTATCTTTGGAGGCAAAGGTGGAGGAAAGTCTTCAGGAGGCTCTTCACCGTCAGGCAAAAGCATGTCTACTATTGGTATAAGCTTAGTACTTATTATTGCAATAGTTGTTTATGCTTTTAGTGGTTTTTATACTATTAAAGAAGCCGAAAAAGGTATTGTACTGCGCTTTGGCCAGTATGCCGGCACAGTTGATCCAGGTATTAACTGGAAGTGGACTTTTGTTGACCGTATTATTCCAATTGATATGCAAAGTACGCGTGAAATGCAGTCATCAGGCTTTATGCTAACGCAAGATGAAAATGTTGTTCAAGTTGAAATGCAAATTCAATACCGTGTAATGGATGCGCGTAACTATGTATTTAGTGTTACTAATGCTGATGATAGTTTGAATCAATCACTTGATAGTGCACTACGTTATGTTGTTGGCCATGCAAAAATGGATGACATTCTAACCAGTGGTCGAGAAATCATTCGTCAATCTGTGTGGAAAGAACTTGAGCAAATTATAGAACCTTTTAACTTAGGTTTGATTATTGTTGATGTTAACTTTAAAGATGCTCGTCCACCTAATGAAGTGAAAGATGCTTTTGATGATGCTATCGCAGCACAAGAAGATGAAGTACGTTTTTTACGTGAAGCAGAAGCTTATGCTCGTGGAATTGAACCGCGTGCACGTGGCCGTGTTAAACGTATGGAACAAGAAGCGCGAGCTTATAAAGGCCAAATTGTATTAGATGCTGAAGGTGAAGTTGCTCGTTTTGAAAAAATTCTTCCTGAATATCAAGCAGCACCAGAAGTTACCCGTCAACGCTTATACATAGCAACGATGGAAAAAGTTTATAGTAATACAAGCAAAGTAATGGTTGATGTTGATGGTGGAAATAACATGATTTATTTGCCACTTGATAAAATTATGCAGCAGCAATCAACTACACAGCGTACAACGCCTCAGTCATACTCACAACCACAAGAGCAGCCAAGTGTTAACTCTGCACCATCAACTTCTGCTCGAAGTGATAGATTTAATAATGGGAGTAACTAG
- a CDS encoding ATP-binding protein, producing MNRLFINLYLVIIVGLLSINWLSEQLWLHFVDAETPANQQWHHLEKVAKFLPLLHQEKSQSTDSTIKLLSTALEVPITTASMSDFSWLPEQEEKLLSGDIVLNYDEQDNVILYVKILDSPTVYQLGPFTRNNQLETHNQHFKWIFLCISYLLLAGVIALWTRPLWRDLNQLTNMAGDIANGKLDVDVSTNNHSPIKKIVVTFKDMAQRIIRLLSDQKQLVNAVSHELRTPLSRLKFSLAMLEGANEEQRKDMAQDVSEIEVLIDEMLSYARLENINQDIKKSPVELTALITHQVDKLHRLNSLHIKWKIPKPCYYHCNEHLLERALQNLSTNALRYAKSTIEISLVVSKQQIEIIVEDDGPGISKEDSVKIFKPFFRLESHRNRSENQTKGGYGLGLAIVQRICEWHKASCTLSDSALGGCKFVITLPKLT from the coding sequence TTGAATCGTCTTTTCATCAATTTATACCTAGTTATAATTGTCGGGTTATTATCAATTAATTGGCTGTCGGAGCAACTTTGGTTGCACTTTGTTGACGCAGAAACTCCCGCCAATCAACAGTGGCATCATCTTGAAAAAGTAGCGAAATTCTTACCTTTATTACACCAAGAAAAATCGCAATCAACTGACTCAACGATCAAGCTCCTTAGCACAGCACTTGAAGTACCAATAACAACAGCCTCCATGAGTGATTTTTCTTGGCTCCCAGAACAAGAAGAAAAATTATTATCAGGAGACATAGTGTTAAATTATGATGAACAAGATAATGTTATTCTCTATGTTAAAATTTTAGACAGCCCTACTGTCTACCAACTCGGTCCATTTACTCGAAATAACCAATTAGAAACCCATAACCAGCACTTTAAGTGGATTTTCTTATGCATTTCTTACTTATTGCTCGCCGGTGTTATTGCCTTGTGGACTAGACCGTTATGGCGAGACTTAAATCAACTAACAAATATGGCTGGTGATATTGCCAATGGTAAACTAGATGTAGATGTATCTACCAATAACCACTCACCAATCAAGAAAATTGTCGTCACCTTTAAAGATATGGCTCAGCGAATTATTCGTCTATTATCAGACCAAAAGCAATTGGTTAATGCTGTTTCTCATGAGTTACGTACTCCTTTATCAAGACTTAAATTTTCTCTCGCTATGCTTGAAGGGGCAAACGAAGAACAGCGTAAAGATATGGCACAAGATGTTAGCGAGATAGAAGTACTTATTGATGAAATGTTAAGTTACGCTCGCTTAGAAAATATTAACCAAGATATTAAAAAATCACCGGTAGAATTAACGGCACTGATAACGCATCAAGTCGACAAGTTACATAGACTAAACAGTTTGCACATAAAATGGAAAATACCTAAACCTTGCTATTATCATTGTAATGAACACCTTCTTGAACGTGCACTGCAAAATTTATCAACCAACGCTTTACGTTACGCAAAAAGTACGATTGAAATAAGCCTAGTGGTATCAAAACAGCAGATAGAAATAATCGTTGAAGATGACGGACCAGGAATTTCTAAAGAAGACAGTGTAAAAATATTTAAACCTTTTTTTCGATTAGAGTCGCACCGAAATAGAAGCGAAAACCAAACAAAAGGTGGTTATGGTCTAGGCCTTGCAATTGTTCAACGAATTTGTGAATGGCATAAAGCAAGCTGTACGCTAAGTGATTCAGCGTTGGGTGGATGCAAATTTGTCATTACTTTACCTAAGCTTACTTAA
- the hflX gene encoding ribosome rescue GTPase HflX, producing MFDRYQAGEQAVLVHLDFPDESTREDLTEFKMLVSSAGVTELTVISGKRGTPHPKFFVGSGKAEEIAEAVRLFDANVVLFNHSLSPSQEKNIETLCQCRVVDRTSLILDIFAQRARTHEGKLQVELAQLRHMSSRLIRGWTHLERQKGGVGLRGPGETQLETDRRLLSERMVMIGKRLEKVERQRQQGRRSRTRAELPTISLVGYTNAGKSTLFNLLTQSDVYAADQLFATLDPTLRRIELEGIGGVILADTVGFIRHLPHDLVAAFKATLTETREAELLIHVVDISDDRRSENIEQVEYVLSEIEADEVPQLIICNKIDNLDDVAPRIDRDDQGRPIRVWLSAQANIGIDLFFTALTERLGSQIVEKKLVIPPTAGKLRGILYKLNSIQNEYYDDEGHCHLNLKLPKREWNRLVKQEGNEIEQYVQLKP from the coding sequence TTGTTTGATCGTTATCAAGCAGGTGAGCAAGCAGTGCTTGTTCACCTAGACTTCCCAGATGAAAGTACCCGTGAAGATTTAACTGAGTTTAAAATGTTAGTTTCTTCAGCAGGCGTAACCGAGTTAACCGTTATTTCTGGTAAACGTGGTACCCCACACCCTAAATTTTTTGTTGGCTCAGGAAAAGCAGAAGAAATAGCGGAAGCTGTTCGTCTGTTTGACGCGAATGTTGTGCTTTTTAATCATAGTTTATCGCCTTCCCAAGAAAAAAATATTGAAACCTTGTGTCAGTGCCGTGTAGTAGATAGAACCTCCCTCATTCTTGATATTTTTGCTCAGCGTGCCCGTACTCATGAAGGAAAGTTACAAGTCGAATTAGCACAATTACGACATATGAGTAGTCGCTTAATTCGTGGTTGGACTCACTTAGAGCGTCAAAAAGGTGGTGTTGGTTTACGTGGCCCAGGTGAAACGCAATTAGAAACAGATAGACGTTTATTAAGTGAACGTATGGTTATGATTGGCAAACGTTTAGAAAAGGTTGAGCGACAAAGGCAGCAAGGCAGGCGTTCAAGAACACGTGCTGAACTACCAACAATATCATTAGTTGGTTACACTAATGCAGGAAAATCTACTTTATTCAATCTCTTAACACAATCAGATGTTTATGCTGCTGATCAACTTTTTGCAACACTTGATCCAACATTACGACGAATTGAGCTTGAAGGTATTGGTGGTGTAATTTTAGCTGATACTGTTGGGTTTATTCGCCATTTACCTCATGATTTAGTTGCGGCATTTAAAGCAACACTCACTGAAACGCGCGAAGCCGAACTATTAATTCATGTAGTCGATATTTCAGATGACAGACGCAGTGAAAATATTGAACAAGTAGAATATGTTTTATCTGAAATTGAAGCAGATGAGGTTCCACAGCTAATTATTTGTAATAAAATTGATAATCTAGATGATGTTGCGCCTCGGATAGACAGAGATGATCAAGGACGTCCAATAAGAGTTTGGCTATCAGCTCAGGCTAATATTGGGATTGATTTATTTTTTACTGCACTGACTGAACGTTTGGGAAGCCAAATAGTTGAGAAAAAATTAGTGATTCCACCGACTGCTGGAAAGCTTCGTGGAATTTTATATAAATTAAACAGTATTCAAAATGAGTATTATGATGACGAAGGCCACTGTCATCTTAATTTAAAATTACCTAAACGAGAATGGAATCGACTAGTTAAGCAAGAAGGCAATGAAATTGAACAATATGTGCAATTGAAGCCTTAA
- a CDS encoding adenylosuccinate synthase, producing the protein MGKNVVVLGTQWGDEGKGKIVDLLTDKAKYVVRYQGGHNAGHTLVIDGEKTVLHLIPSGVLRDNVKCLIGNGVVLCPKALMTEITMLEAKGVPVRERLLISDACPLILPYHNALDAAREVARGNKPIGTTGRGIGPAYEDKVARRGLRVGDLFCAETFATKLKEIVEYHNFSLVNYYKVEPVNYEEVLADALAVADTIKKMTADISEILDQARIAGESIMFEGAQGTLLDIDHGTYPYVTSSNTTAGGVATGCGFGPRHLDYILGITKAYTTRVGSGPFPTELDDEIGNHLGTVGHEFGATTGRERRCGWFDAVAMHRAIQVNSVTGFCLTKLDVLDGLTTLKICTGYKTDAGDIITVPPTAAEGYDKITPVYEEMPGWTENTVGATSVDDLPANALAYIKRIEEITGIPVDIISTGPDRNETIIKVNPFV; encoded by the coding sequence ATGGGCAAAAACGTAGTTGTTCTAGGTACCCAATGGGGTGACGAAGGTAAAGGTAAGATCGTAGACTTACTAACCGATAAAGCAAAATATGTTGTTCGCTATCAAGGCGGACATAATGCAGGCCATACTTTAGTGATCGACGGTGAAAAAACCGTACTTCATCTAATTCCATCAGGTGTATTACGTGATAACGTAAAATGTCTTATTGGTAACGGTGTAGTTTTATGTCCTAAAGCTTTAATGACAGAAATTACCATGTTGGAAGCTAAGGGCGTTCCAGTACGTGAACGTTTGCTAATTAGTGACGCATGTCCGCTAATTCTTCCATACCATAATGCTTTAGATGCTGCTCGTGAAGTTGCACGTGGTAATAAGCCTATTGGTACAACAGGACGTGGTATTGGTCCAGCATACGAAGATAAAGTTGCACGACGCGGTTTACGTGTTGGTGATTTATTCTGTGCAGAGACTTTTGCAACTAAATTAAAAGAAATTGTTGAATATCACAACTTCTCATTGGTTAACTATTATAAAGTTGAGCCAGTGAATTATGAAGAAGTACTTGCTGATGCACTTGCTGTTGCTGATACGATTAAAAAGATGACTGCTGATATTTCAGAAATCTTAGACCAAGCACGTATTGCTGGTGAATCTATCATGTTTGAAGGTGCTCAAGGTACATTACTTGATATTGATCATGGTACATACCCTTATGTAACATCTTCAAATACAACTGCTGGTGGCGTTGCTACTGGTTGTGGTTTTGGTCCTCGTCATTTAGATTATATTCTTGGTATAACTAAAGCTTACACTACACGTGTTGGTTCAGGTCCATTCCCTACTGAATTAGATGATGAAATCGGTAATCATTTAGGTACTGTTGGCCATGAATTTGGTGCAACTACTGGCCGTGAACGTCGTTGTGGTTGGTTCGATGCTGTTGCAATGCATCGTGCAATTCAAGTTAATAGTGTAACAGGCTTTTGTTTAACTAAGCTTGATGTACTTGACGGCTTAACAACACTGAAAATCTGTACTGGTTATAAAACTGACGCAGGTGATATTATCACTGTGCCGCCTACGGCTGCAGAAGGTTATGATAAAATCACACCAGTATATGAAGAAATGCCAGGTTGGACTGAAAATACAGTTGGTGCAACATCAGTTGATGATCTACCAGCTAATGCATTAGCTTATATTAAGCGCATTGAAGAAATTACTGGTATTCCAGTTGATATTATTTCAACTGGACCTGATCGTAATGAAACTATTATTAAAGTAAATCCATTCGTTTAA
- the hfq gene encoding RNA chaperone Hfq: MAKGQSLQDPFLNALRRDRIPVAIYLVNGIKLQGQVESFDQFVILLKNTVSQMVYKHAISTVVPARAVNTAPVPNQSESEE; the protein is encoded by the coding sequence ATGGCAAAAGGTCAATCTTTACAAGACCCATTTTTGAATGCGTTACGTCGTGATCGTATTCCAGTTGCAATTTATTTAGTCAACGGTATTAAATTACAAGGGCAAGTAGAATCATTCGATCAATTTGTGATTTTATTAAAGAATACCGTTAGTCAAATGGTATATAAACATGCTATTTCAACAGTAGTACCAGCACGTGCAGTAAACACAGCACCAGTGCCTAATCAGTCAGAGTCAGAAGAGTAA
- a CDS encoding TonB-dependent receptor family protein, with protein MRTTKSSLSLAITLALVSLNTVAEQQGSGEENENQTIMPAMEVIDVFGNANSVILDHTGSVVVVNRQQIEKIQPLSTEDILRRIPGINTKSEEETSIVANFGIRGLSASESKSLMLEDGVPVAPGLFIGNERYFNPRIQRIEQVEVLKGSSSLRYGPSTIGGVVNYQTKTPDDGVMLTGRAGSFNMQEVSLEAGGKSASGDAFAGIVATHATSDGFMDKGYEMTDVMAKAGVILSNGQKIGLKISRYENDADISYRGLLKDDYLAGADYNPGADDKFLTDRTAFDINHELTISDRATLKTLVYWSEVSRDYWRYDVDTDASNSAGRWVYQDTLTGNNRSFERVGIETRLTLDHQLFGMTADSEFGLRFMQEESNDTRIRATRAADRTGINDRHRIDSADSYAAHGQTRIEVTEHFAITPGLRVESYEQKRLILTEDNSTAKTTNTEVLPGIGATYNLSESAQVYGGVYRAFSPASNGVALDGLTDQDLDGERSTNYELGLRGNKGDINYEVAAFAMDFSNQVVTGNSDPNLSQSNGGKTEHLGMEFMLGYKLGGGFSIDSNATWVPTSEFKSGEYQGNRLPYAPKIVANLILNYQYESLSTALTVHHRGEQYGDASNVEEIPTDAAGGIWGGLMPSYTLLDLTAQYNLATNLRLFGAVKNLTDKRYITGLRQGIYVGPERSLEVGISYKF; from the coding sequence ATGCGGACAACAAAGTCATCGCTATCGCTAGCAATTACGTTAGCCTTAGTATCACTAAATACTGTTGCTGAACAGCAAGGTAGTGGTGAAGAAAACGAAAACCAAACAATTATGCCTGCAATGGAAGTTATCGATGTGTTTGGTAATGCGAACTCGGTAATATTAGATCATACCGGATCTGTTGTAGTGGTAAATCGACAACAAATTGAGAAAATTCAACCGCTATCTACTGAAGATATTTTACGTCGTATTCCTGGCATAAATACTAAAAGTGAAGAAGAGACCTCAATTGTGGCTAACTTTGGTATTCGTGGTTTATCTGCGAGTGAATCAAAATCTCTTATGTTAGAAGATGGTGTTCCTGTAGCGCCAGGCTTATTTATTGGTAATGAACGCTACTTCAACCCTCGTATTCAACGCATCGAGCAAGTTGAAGTATTAAAAGGTTCATCGTCACTTCGCTATGGTCCATCAACTATTGGTGGCGTAGTAAATTACCAAACAAAAACACCTGATGATGGTGTAATGCTTACGGGTCGAGCTGGCTCTTTTAACATGCAAGAAGTCAGCTTAGAAGCTGGTGGAAAAAGCGCATCAGGTGATGCTTTTGCAGGTATTGTGGCAACGCATGCTACCAGTGATGGTTTTATGGATAAAGGCTATGAAATGACTGATGTCATGGCTAAAGCCGGCGTTATTTTAAGTAACGGACAAAAGATTGGTCTTAAAATTTCACGTTATGAAAATGATGCAGATATTTCTTATCGTGGTTTGTTAAAGGATGATTATTTAGCGGGTGCTGATTACAACCCTGGAGCAGATGATAAGTTTTTAACAGATCGTACTGCTTTCGATATTAATCATGAGTTGACTATCTCTGATCGAGCTACATTGAAAACGTTAGTGTATTGGAGTGAAGTAAGTCGTGATTATTGGCGTTATGATGTCGATACTGACGCTTCAAACTCTGCTGGACGATGGGTTTATCAAGACACGTTAACAGGTAATAACCGTTCATTTGAACGTGTGGGTATAGAAACCCGTTTAACACTCGATCATCAGTTATTTGGTATGACAGCAGATAGTGAGTTTGGCTTACGCTTTATGCAAGAAGAATCAAATGATACTCGCATCCGAGCTACACGTGCTGCTGACCGAACAGGTATTAATGATAGACACCGAATTGACTCTGCAGACAGTTATGCTGCTCATGGGCAAACGCGCATTGAAGTAACTGAACACTTTGCGATTACTCCAGGTTTACGCGTTGAATCATACGAGCAAAAGCGTCTGATATTAACTGAAGATAATAGCACTGCTAAAACAACTAATACTGAAGTTTTACCGGGTATTGGGGCTACTTATAACCTAAGCGAGTCAGCACAAGTTTATGGTGGTGTATATCGTGCATTTTCACCTGCTTCTAATGGCGTAGCACTTGATGGTCTTACTGATCAAGACTTAGATGGCGAGCGTTCAACTAATTATGAATTAGGACTGCGTGGTAATAAGGGCGATATCAATTATGAAGTTGCTGCTTTTGCTATGGATTTTAGTAATCAGGTAGTGACTGGGAACAGCGATCCAAACTTATCACAGTCTAATGGTGGTAAAACTGAGCATCTAGGTATGGAGTTCATGCTAGGCTATAAGTTAGGTGGCGGTTTCAGTATTGATAGTAACGCTACTTGGGTTCCTACTTCAGAGTTTAAAAGTGGCGAATATCAAGGTAATCGATTACCGTATGCGCCAAAAATTGTAGCTAATCTTATATTGAACTATCAATATGAGAGCTTAAGCACTGCGTTAACTGTTCATCATAGAGGTGAACAATACGGTGATGCTAGTAATGTTGAAGAGATCCCAACAGATGCCGCAGGCGGAATTTGGGGTGGTTTAATGCCATCTTATACGTTACTAGACCTAACGGCACAATATAATTTAGCGACTAATTTACGCTTATTTGGTGCCGTAAAAAACTTAACTGATAAACGCTATATTACTGGTTTGCGCCAAGGTATTTATGTTGGTCCAGAGCGCTCATTAGAAGTTGGTATCAGTTACAAGTTTTAG
- the miaA gene encoding tRNA (adenosine(37)-N6)-dimethylallyltransferase MiaA has protein sequence MNVVKQPPVICLMGPTASGKTALAMALSDALPCDIISVDSALIYRDMNIGTAKPSANELSKYPHRLINLRDAAQSYSAADFCHDALAEIASIRANNRIPLLVGGTMMYFKSLIEGISPLPAANSEIRKQIETEAAEQGWEAMHAQLAQVDSVSAQRIHPNDPQRLIRALEVFRLTGNTLTQLTQIKGDKLDGDILQFAITPKERSTLHERIELRYQQMIEQGFENEVIALKKRNDLHENLPSIRCVGYRQMWQYLNDEYDHKEMIFKGVCATRQLAKRQLTWLRSWPELQWLTTDDEMNLSKVLAAVGKCD, from the coding sequence ATAAATGTAGTCAAGCAACCACCCGTTATCTGTTTAATGGGACCAACAGCATCGGGTAAAACCGCATTAGCTATGGCTTTGTCTGATGCTTTACCGTGCGATATTATCAGTGTTGATTCAGCCTTAATCTATCGAGATATGAATATTGGTACAGCTAAACCAAGTGCTAATGAATTATCGAAATACCCTCACCGTTTAATTAACCTTCGTGATGCCGCGCAAAGCTATTCTGCCGCTGATTTTTGTCACGATGCGTTAGCTGAAATAGCGAGCATCAGAGCTAATAATCGTATTCCTTTATTGGTTGGGGGAACTATGATGTATTTTAAGAGTCTCATCGAAGGTATTTCACCATTACCTGCGGCTAACAGTGAAATACGTAAACAAATAGAAACAGAGGCTGCAGAGCAAGGTTGGGAGGCAATGCATGCGCAATTAGCGCAAGTTGATTCCGTTTCAGCACAACGAATTCATCCAAATGATCCTCAACGATTAATTCGAGCTTTAGAAGTGTTTCGTTTAACGGGTAACACTTTGACACAATTGACACAAATTAAAGGTGATAAGCTTGATGGCGATATATTACAATTCGCTATCACACCGAAAGAACGCAGTACTTTGCACGAACGAATTGAGTTGCGATATCAACAAATGATAGAGCAAGGGTTTGAAAATGAAGTTATAGCGTTAAAGAAACGAAATGATTTGCATGAAAACTTACCTTCAATTCGTTGTGTTGGTTATCGTCAAATGTGGCAATATTTGAATGATGAATATGACCATAAAGAAATGATTTTTAAAGGTGTGTGTGCAACAAGGCAATTGGCTAAACGTCAATTAACTTGGCTAAGAAGTTGGCCAGAATTACAGTGGTTAACAACCGATGATGAAATGAATTTATCGAAAGTTTTAGCTGCAGTTGGAAAATGTGATTAA
- the hflC gene encoding protease modulator HflC gives MKNFIIAIVALVFILVVSSMFVIYEGQRGIVFQFSKIKRDSVSDQMLVFEPGLHFKIPFIESVRKLDARIQTLDEAPDRFVTSEKKDLMVDSFVKWRIIDFSTYYLRTSGSVENARALLKQKVNNGLRTEFGNRTIKEIVSGDRDAIMQQALESAESSREDLGIEVVDVRIKAINLPTEVSNSIYERMRAERTAVAKEHRSQGQEQSEIIRATIDAKVTLMLAEAKKNASTTRGEGDAEASKIYADAYGKDPEFYRFHRSLEAYENSFNSKSDIMVVKPDSDFFHYLKDGSNK, from the coding sequence ATGAAAAACTTTATTATTGCTATCGTAGCATTAGTATTTATCTTAGTTGTCTCTTCTATGTTTGTTATTTATGAAGGTCAGCGTGGTATTGTTTTCCAGTTCTCAAAAATTAAACGTGATTCTGTATCAGATCAAATGTTGGTATTTGAGCCAGGTTTACATTTTAAAATTCCATTTATTGAATCTGTACGTAAGCTAGATGCACGTATTCAGACGTTAGATGAAGCGCCAGATCGTTTCGTAACATCTGAGAAAAAAGATTTAATGGTCGACTCTTTTGTTAAGTGGCGCATTATTGATTTTTCTACTTATTACCTTCGTACATCTGGATCTGTAGAAAATGCTCGTGCTTTACTTAAGCAGAAAGTAAATAACGGTCTTCGTACTGAATTTGGTAATAGAACGATTAAAGAAATCGTGTCAGGTGATCGTGATGCAATCATGCAACAAGCATTAGAAAGTGCAGAAAGCAGTCGTGAAGATCTTGGTATTGAAGTGGTAGACGTACGTATTAAAGCTATTAACCTACCTACTGAAGTGAGTAACTCTATTTATGAACGTATGCGTGCTGAACGTACTGCGGTAGCAAAGGAGCATAGATCACAAGGTCAAGAGCAGTCTGAAATTATCCGTGCAACGATTGATGCCAAAGTAACGCTTATGTTAGCTGAAGCGAAAAAGAATGCATCAACTACACGTGGTGAAGGCGATGCAGAAGCGTCTAAGATATATGCTGATGCCTATGGAAAAGATCCAGAGTTTTATCGTTTTCACCGTAGTTTAGAAGCTTATGAGAATAGCTTTAATAGTAAAAGTGATATCATGGTTGTTAAACCAGACAGTGACTTTTTCCATTATTTAAAAGATGGTTCAAACAAATAA